Genomic window (Shewanella psychropiezotolerans):
ACTATATTAGGTAAAGTCCCCGCAACTATCAGTAAGGTGAGTAACGGAATCAGGCCTAATTTATTCTCTATTTTTCCTCCCAGAGACCACCACCAAAGCAAATTGAAAATAATATGCAGGGCGGAGAAGTGCAGTAGACTTGGGGTGAACACTCGCCAAAATTCACTTAGGCTAGAGCCAGGCACGGCATTAAAAAATGACAGGTGTTGGTATATTGGCTCGGCAAAGCCCAGATTAAACCCCGCAAACACTAAGATGCAGATGAAGATAATACCTAAGGTTAACGGACCTGCGCCGGTAATAAACTGTGTGACGAGTTGCAGAGAGGGGGAGCCGTAGTCTAGTTTAAGCTTGCTATCACCATTATCCCAAGAAGCCTGTAGATACTTAGGGTCGTGAGGGTTGTGGGTAAAGCGTTCAAATTCCTGTCTGGCACGAATACTATGATGGTCGTTGAGGACACAGATACTGACGCCCTGTTCGGCAGGCAAAATTTTACACTCAATCTTCTCGCCTTTAAGGTAATCGATTAGCGCTAGAGCCGCTCGTTCGTTGGGGAGCCTACCTATTTCAATCATAGAGTGTCCTTAAGGAACTGATCTGTTTATGCGTGTGCTTGGTGCCAAGCTTGGTAGCCACCATCTAGGCTATAGACATCATCGAATCCCTGCTCGACTAAATATTGTGCTGCGCCCTGGCTGCTGATGCCATGATAACAGACAACAATAAGAGGTTGATCCATATCGGCCTCTGCTACAAAACTCGCAAGATTTTCGTTATTGAGGTTGATTGCGCCTTCCACATGACCAGATGCAAAGCTGGCTGCGTCGCGAATATCAACGATCTGAATATCTGAGTGACTCTCTGAGAGTTGAATTAATTGATTGACGCTAAAATGTTGAAAGTTAGACATAGAACCTTACTGCAAAAAATGAGGGTATAGATTAATTGTGCGATAAGGGGCCGTAATAGTACAGCCCCTTAATATAGCATTCACAACGATAAAGGTTAATCCCAGCTGAGGATAACTTTGCCCGATTGACCCGAACGCATGGCGTCGAAGCCTTGCTGGAAATCATCGATCTTGTAGTGATGGGTAATGATAGGTGAGATATCCAGACCCGATTGGATCAGACTCGCCATCTTGTACCAGGTTTCAAACATTTCACGGCCATAGATGCCTTTAATTATCAATCCCTTAAAGATAATCTTGCTCCAGTCGATGGCCATCTCATCGCCAGGAATACCTAGCATGGCGATTTTACCGCCGTGATTCATGGTCTCTAGCATAGAGTGGAATGCACTTGGTACTCCAGACATCTCTAGTCCGACATCGAAGCCTTCTGTCATGCCGAGCTCAGTCATGACATCTTCCAGCTTCTCTTTAGCAACATTAACCGTACGAGTTGCACCCATCTTCTTAGCCAGTTCGAGTCTGTATTCGTTGACATCGGTGATCACAACATGGCGAGCACCAACATGACGGCATACTGCGGCGGCCATGATACCTATGGGGCCAGCTCCGGTGATCAATACATCTTCACCGACCAGGTCAAATGATAGCGCGGTATGAACGGCATTACCGAAAGGATCGAAGATAGCGGCGAGATCGTCTGAGATATCATCGGGGATTTTAAACGCATTAAACGCCGGAATAACCAAATACTCCGCGAAAGCACCGTCACGATTTACACCAACACCTGAGGTGTTTCGGCATAGGTGAGTTCGGCCTGCACGACAGTTACGACAGTGGCCACAGGTAATGTGTCCTTCACCAGAGACTCGATCGCCAATGGTAAAGCCACGGACTTCCTGGCCTATGTCGACAATTTCACCCACATATTCATGGCCGACAACCATAGGTACCGGAATCGTATTTTGCGACCAGGTATCCCAGTTATAGATATGTACGTCGGTACCGCAGATGGCTGTCTTGCGGATCTTGATCAAGAGATCGTTATGCCCTAGCTCTGGCTTAGGTGCTTCGACCATCCAGATACCTTGTTCAGGCTTTAACTTGCTTAATGCTTTCATTTAAATAATGCCCATCTCTTTGGCGATGCGAATAAATGACTCGATAGCTTTATCCAGCTGCTCTTTAGTATGAGCGGCAGACATCTGAGTGCGGATACGCGCCTGTCCCTTAGGGACAACAGGGAAAGAGAAACCAAC
Coding sequences:
- the glpG gene encoding rhomboid family intramembrane serine protease GlpG, which gives rise to MIEIGRLPNERAALALIDYLKGEKIECKILPAEQGVSICVLNDHHSIRARQEFERFTHNPHDPKYLQASWDNGDSKLKLDYGSPSLQLVTQFITGAGPLTLGIIFICILVFAGFNLGFAEPIYQHLSFFNAVPGSSLSEFWRVFTPSLLHFSALHIIFNLLWWWSLGGKIENKLGLIPLLTLLIVAGTLPNIVQYFVGGPNFGGLSGVVYAVVGYTWIMGTKRPELGIGLPPAYIGFMLVWLVFGFTDMFGLSIANGAHIGGLLVGLAQGFIDSKRIKG
- the glpE gene encoding thiosulfate sulfurtransferase GlpE; the protein is MSNFQHFSVNQLIQLSESHSDIQIVDIRDAASFASGHVEGAINLNNENLASFVAEADMDQPLIVVCYHGISSQGAAQYLVEQGFDDVYSLDGGYQAWHQAHA
- the tdh gene encoding L-threonine 3-dehydrogenase, translating into MKALSKLKPEQGIWMVEAPKPELGHNDLLIKIRKTAICGTDVHIYNWDTWSQNTIPVPMVVGHEYVGEIVDIGQEVRGFTIGDRVSGEGHITCGHCRNCRAGRTHLCRNTSGVGVNRDGAFAEYLVIPAFNAFKIPDDISDDLAAIFDPFGNAVHTALSFDLVGEDVLITGAGPIGIMAAAVCRHVGARHVVITDVNEYRLELAKKMGATRTVNVAKEKLEDVMTELGMTEGFDVGLEMSGVPSAFHSMLETMNHGGKIAMLGIPGDEMAIDWSKIIFKGLIIKGIYGREMFETWYKMASLIQSGLDISPIITHHYKIDDFQQGFDAMRSGQSGKVILSWD